The Candidatus Krumholzibacteriota bacterium DNA segment GAGAGACTCTCGATCACGAACTCTCCGTGATTGGAGGGAAGGGGCTTGCCGACTATTTCCTTATCTGCTGGGATATCGTAAGGTTTGCCCGCGGCAGGGGGATATCTTCGGTCGGCCGCGGGTCGGCGGGGAACAGCCTCGTCTCGTACAGCCTTCGCATAACAGATGTCAACCCGTTGCGCCACAACATGTTTTTCGAGAGATTCCTCAATCCCGAGAGGGAACAGCTTCCCGATTTCGATATAGATTTTGCCACTGGGGACCGTGAGAAGGTGCTCGAATATATATTCCGCAGATACGGAAGCGAAAGGGTGGCGATGATCGGCACTTTCAGCACGCTGCGCGCCCGCGCAGCCCTGCGCGAGACGGCCAAAGCCCTCGGTATTCCGGAAGGGGAAGTAGCTCCTTTCATAAGACGGATCCCGTTCTACGCGGCGATAGACAAACTCGACCTGCTACCGGCGGCTTCGCCCGCCGCTGCCGGTCTCGACCCCGCGTTGGAACCTCTTCGGACCCTTCTTCCGATTGCCAGGCGGATCGGAGGTTTTCCCAGGCATATGGCGACTCATCCGTGCGGTCTCGTGATCTCACCCGAGCCGATCACCTCCCTCGTCCCTCTTCAGAGAGGCGATAAGGGGTATGAGATCACTCAATGGTCGATGTACGATATAGAGGCGGCCGGACTTGTCAAAATCGATATCATCGGGCAGAAGGGGCTTGCCGTGATCGCCGAGACGGCCGCGATGGCATCAGTGAACGAGGGGAGGCCTCTTCACAGGGAAAGGATCGATTACCTCGATGATCCTGCCGCCAGGAAGATCGTTCGGGAGGGCAGGACGCAGGGATGTTTTTATATAGAATCTCCAATAATGATGCAGCTTCTGCGGCAGGCGCGCTGCGACGATTTCGAGGTCCTCACAGCCCTTTCATCGATCATACGCCCGGGCGTATCGAGCCATGGAGGCAAGAAAAGCTATCTGCACAGGCAACTTGGGATCGAGCCGGTTCCGGAGATGCATCCGGCGGTCGCTGAAGTCCTTGCCGACACCTTTGGGTGCCTGATCTACCAGGAACAGGTCATAAAGATCGCCGTCAATGTAGCCGGAATGAGTTACGCGGAGGCCGACGGTCTGCGCAGGTGCATGTCGTTCAAGAACCTCGACGAGGAGACGATTGCCGGGTACCGCGATTCCTTCATCGGGGGAGCGCTCGGGCGCGGCATTCCCCCCGGGGTGGCCGATGATATATTCCGGCGGATAGCGGCCTTTGCCGGATACGCTTTCTGCAAGGCGCACTCGGCATCGTTCGCCCTCGAATCGTTTGAAAGCGCCTGGTGGAAGGCGCACTATCCGGCCGAGTTCATGGCGGCGGTGATATCGAACGGCGGCGGGTACTACTCGCACGAAGAATATCTTGAGGAAGCGAAAAGGCTCGGATTGAAAGTGCTTCCTCCCTGCGTCAACGAAAGCGGGATAAGGCATCATGGAAAAGATGGTGTCCTGAGGATAGGGTTGATGCAGATCAAGGGCCTGAGGAGGAGTACGGCGGAGAAGATCGTCGAGGAAGCTGAAATATCTTCTTTTGTCTCACTTGAGGATCTTCTCGTCAGGGTCGGGCCTTCACGGGCGGAGACAGTATCGCTGATCCGGTGCGGAGCGATGATTTCATTCGGGGCTTCGCGTCCTGAACTGATGTGGCAGATGCGTCTTCTGAATGCCTGCGAGGAGCAGCCTTCGCCGCGGGACTCTGCCCCCGCCCCGCGCTCGGTCGTAATGCGGATACTGGCATCAGGGATCCCCGAGATCCCCGATTATGACCTTCAAAAGAGTCTCGAGGCGGAAAGGGATATCCTTGACCTGTGCGTCAGCGGCCATCCTCTGGACATATTCGATGATTTGATATCGCCGCTTGCCGCGCGGCATCGCCTGGTAAAGTCGACTTCCCTGGCGCGGATGGAAGGGCGCGAGGTCGATATAGTAGGATGGAAAGTCACCGCGAAGGCGACAAGGACCGCCGATGAAGGATCGGAGATGATCTTTGTGACATTTTCTGACAGGTGGGGAAGATTTGAGGCTGTTTTTTTTCCGGAGGTCTACAGGAGGACTGCTAAAGAGCTTGTCCGGGGACGGGGACCGTTTCATATCCGCGGGAGGGTCGAAACCGAGCTGGGGGTCGAAAGCCTTGTAGTGAGCGGGGCGCGGTTTATGCGCCGCGGAGTGCGGTGAGATCTGATTTTCCCATTATCCGGAAGGTGGTTGATAATCGCCGCGAGTCGCTTCACAGTGTCATATATGAAGACTGAAGTTGTTTTACACCTGTAAAAACTTCTTGTTTTATCGGTCTCTATCTGATAGAAGTATAAACTGATTTTTTGCCGGTTTCCGATCTACCGCCGTTGTCTTCAACCCTGGTAGACGAATTCATAATCGAGTCTGAATCCAATGACCGGAATTGTCCGGTACCTGAAAAAAGCATGAAAGGTTGTCTATGAACAGGATCCTTGAAAAAGAGTTTATTACTTCAGAGGTCTTCTCCATGAAGGTCGAAGCTGCCAACATCGCGAAAAAACGTTCAGCGGGACAGTTCATTATTCTGCGCGTAACGGAGGAAGGGGAAAGGATCCCCCTGACGATAGCAGACGCGGATCCGCGCGAAGGTTGGATCGAACTGGTTGTCCAGATTGTTGGAAAGACCACTAAAATACTTTCAATGCTGGAACCCGGAGAAGAACTCCTCGATCTTGTCGGCCCGCTGGGACGTCCGACTCATATTGAAAAGGTCGGTACGGTCGTCGTCATAGGAGGCGGAGTAGGGATCGCTCCCGCCCATCCGATAGCTCAGAGCATGAAAGAAGCGGGGAATCAGCTGATCGCGATACTTGGAGGCAGGACGAAAGAGCTCGTCATCATGGAAAAACAGATGCGCGCGGCCAGCGACAGGATAATAATAACGACCGACGACGGATCTTACGGAATGAAGGGTCTTGTCACCGACGCGTTGCAGAAATTGATCGATGAGGGACTGAAAGTCGACCTTGTCGTCGCCGTTGGACCTCCGATCATGATGAAATTCGTCTCCCTGCTCACGAAAAAACACGCGATACCGACACTTGTCAGTCTTAATACGATCATGGTGGATGGAACGGGGATGTGCGGAGCTTGCCGCGTAAGCGTAGCTGGCAAGATGAAGTTCGTTTGCGTCGACGGCCCGGAATTTGACGGGCATGAAGTAGATTATGAAGAGATGATGCAGAGACAGCGAATGTACTGCCAGCAGGAAAAAGAATCGATGGAGAGATGCAAGTCTGAATAAAGGAGGAAACGGCTTGTCGGGGGCCGCGTGAAATATGGAAGATAAAAAACTGACACCGAAAGAAAGATTGCAGATCCCTCCTCAA contains these protein-coding regions:
- a CDS encoding DNA polymerase III subunit alpha — its product is MKEEFTHLHLHSNFSLLSGTATVEELAGAAAACGMRALALTDTDNMCAVVPFEKACRKVGIRPIYGAMITGSGGRYAVALARNNDGYSEICRLVTARRLDDDFSFTGRISSLSDDLYLLCGDGKTVSTMRDRENLRVPLPVAEGIDYDRIRWRLRGMAQRSGVRTVAAGGIYFVGPRDHSIHRVLTAIRTGTTVGRLDAGEVAPPGAFFRAAERVRRTFADDRESFDEAGRIARDCTADPGLGRRRLPRFSVPPGESASSYLRRIASRGLAERLGGRAGPAETERARETLDHELSVIGGKGLADYFLICWDIVRFARGRGISSVGRGSAGNSLVSYSLRITDVNPLRHNMFFERFLNPEREQLPDFDIDFATGDREKVLEYIFRRYGSERVAMIGTFSTLRARAALRETAKALGIPEGEVAPFIRRIPFYAAIDKLDLLPAASPAAAGLDPALEPLRTLLPIARRIGGFPRHMATHPCGLVISPEPITSLVPLQRGDKGYEITQWSMYDIEAAGLVKIDIIGQKGLAVIAETAAMASVNEGRPLHRERIDYLDDPAARKIVREGRTQGCFYIESPIMMQLLRQARCDDFEVLTALSSIIRPGVSSHGGKKSYLHRQLGIEPVPEMHPAVAEVLADTFGCLIYQEQVIKIAVNVAGMSYAEADGLRRCMSFKNLDEETIAGYRDSFIGGALGRGIPPGVADDIFRRIAAFAGYAFCKAHSASFALESFESAWWKAHYPAEFMAAVISNGGGYYSHEEYLEEAKRLGLKVLPPCVNESGIRHHGKDGVLRIGLMQIKGLRRSTAEKIVEEAEISSFVSLEDLLVRVGPSRAETVSLIRCGAMISFGASRPELMWQMRLLNACEEQPSPRDSAPAPRSVVMRILASGIPEIPDYDLQKSLEAERDILDLCVSGHPLDIFDDLISPLAARHRLVKSTSLARMEGREVDIVGWKVTAKATRTADEGSEMIFVTFSDRWGRFEAVFFPEVYRRTAKELVRGRGPFHIRGRVETELGVESLVVSGARFMRRGVR
- a CDS encoding sulfide/dihydroorotate dehydrogenase-like FAD/NAD-binding protein — its product is MNRILEKEFITSEVFSMKVEAANIAKKRSAGQFIILRVTEEGERIPLTIADADPREGWIELVVQIVGKTTKILSMLEPGEELLDLVGPLGRPTHIEKVGTVVVIGGGVGIAPAHPIAQSMKEAGNQLIAILGGRTKELVIMEKQMRAASDRIIITTDDGSYGMKGLVTDALQKLIDEGLKVDLVVAVGPPIMMKFVSLLTKKHAIPTLVSLNTIMVDGTGMCGACRVSVAGKMKFVCVDGPEFDGHEVDYEEMMQRQRMYCQQEKESMERCKSE